The Oncorhynchus gorbuscha isolate QuinsamMale2020 ecotype Even-year unplaced genomic scaffold, OgorEven_v1.0 Un_scaffold_428, whole genome shotgun sequence genome includes a region encoding these proteins:
- the LOC124018190 gene encoding uncharacterized protein LOC124018190 isoform X6: MRSLSYSLDKEEEVCWTEKEALVKEEDVTIRKQVEGEAVTVKEEEKDAFRVKEEEDVTVKEEDVVFGVKEEEGKMTVTLEEEEEVGDLFNTILCCH; encoded by the coding sequence ATGAGGTCACTAAGCTACTCTCTTGAtaaagaagaggaggtctgctggacggagaaagaagctcttGTGAAAGAGGAGGATGTTACAATACGAAaacaagtagagggtgaggctgttaccgtgaaagaagaagagaaagacgcgttcagagtgaaagaagaggaggatgttacagtaaaagaagaggaTGTAGTctttggagtgaaagaggaggaggggaagatgaCTGTCACattggaggaagaagaggaggttgGAGATCTGTTCAACACCA
- the LOC124018190 gene encoding uncharacterized protein LOC124018190 isoform X5 has product MRSLSYSLDKEEEVCWTEKEALVKEEDVTIRKQVEGEAVTVKEEEKDAFRVKEEEDVTVKEEDVVFGVKEEEGKMTVTLEEEEEVGDLFNTSFFFLLGLYTEVGNQL; this is encoded by the exons ATGAGGTCACTAAGCTACTCTCTTGAtaaagaagaggaggtctgctggacggagaaagaagctcttGTGAAAGAGGAGGATGTTACAATACGAAaacaagtagagggtgaggctgttaccgtgaaagaagaagagaaagacgcgttcagagtgaaagaagaggaggatgttacagtaaaagaagaggaTGTAGTctttggagtgaaagaggaggaggggaagatgaCTGTCACattggaggaagaagaggaggttgGAGATCTGTTCAACACCA GCTTCTTTTTCTTACTTGGACTTTATACGGAGGTTGgaaaccaactttaa
- the LOC124018188 gene encoding zinc finger protein 501-like — translation MSSLNYSHPVEEEVCWTEKETLGLNIVVKEEEDVTVKQEVEGVTVKQEEKDVPVKEEEEAFRVKEEEYVTVKEEEEEKGEDVAFEVKKEGEITVTLKDEEVEIGDLINTRERRDYRGASGVPQQPHDAEEAEKSLSTSKHLKKHLRRSTWKRTHCCPDCGKSFTSSGIKIHQRIHTGEKPYCCDQCGKSFTTSGSLTVHQRIHTGEKPYSCGQCGKSFTQSNSLISHQRIHTGEKPYSCDQCGKSFTTSGSLTLHQRIHTGEKSYSCDQCGKSFIQSSYLTMHQRIHTVEKSYSCGQCGKSFCQSRDLTVHQRTHTGEKPYSCGQCGKSFITSSILTRHQRTHTGEKPYSCGQCGKSFITSSILTQHQRTHTGEKPYSCGQCGKCFVRSGHLTIHQRTHTGEKPYSCGKCGKSFVRSDYLTLHQRTHTGEKSYSCDQCGKSFATSGSLTLHQRIQTGEKPHRCDQR, via the exons ATGAGCTCCCTAAACTATTCTCATCCTGTTGAAGaagaggtctgctggacggagaaagaaacTCTGGGGTTGAACATTgtcgtgaaagaggaggaggatgttacagtaaaacaagaagtagagggtgttacagtgaaacaagaagagaaagacgttccagtgaaagaagaggaagaggcgttcagggtgaaagaggaggagtatgttactgtgaaagaagaggaggaagagaaaggggaggatgTAGCTTTTGAAGTGAAGAAGGAAGGGGAGATTACTGTCACATTGAAAGATGAAGAGGTGGAGATAggagatctgattaacacca gagagagacgtgaCTATCGTGGAGCCTCTGGGGTgcctcaacaacctcatgatgctgaagaggcagagaagagtctctccacatCAAAACACCTCAAGAAACATCTGCGGAGATCCACATGGAAGAGAACTCACTGCtgccctgactgtgggaagagcttcaccTCATCAGGCATTAAAATTCATCAgagaatccacacaggagagaaaccttattgctgtgatcaatgtgggaagagttttactacatCTGGCTCTCTGACAgtgcaccagagaatacacacaggagagaaaccttatagctgtggtcaatgtgggaagagttttactcagtcaaACAGCCTGATATcgcaccagagaatacacacaggagagaaaccctatagctgtgatcaatgtgggaagagttttactacatCTGGCTCTCTTACtttacaccagagaatacacacaggagagaagtcttatagctgtgatcaatgtgggaaaagTTTTATTCAATCTAGCTATCTGACAatgcaccagagaatacacacagtaGAGAAATCTTAcagctgtggtcaatgtgggaagagtttttgtCAATCTAGAGATCTGACAgtgcaccagagaacacacacaggagagaaaccttatagctgtggtcaatgtgggaagagttttattaCATCTAGCATTCTGACtcgacaccagagaacacacacaggagagaaaccttatagctgtggtcaatgtgggaagagttttattaCATCTAGCATTCTGActcaacaccagagaacacacacaggagaaaaaccttatagctgtggtcaatgtgggaagtGTTTTGTTCGATCTGGCCATCTGAcaatacaccagagaacacacacaggagaaaaaccttatagctgtggtaaatgtgggaagagttttgttcgATCTGACTATCTGAcattacaccagagaacacacacaggtgagaaatcttatagctgtgaccaatgtgggaagagttttgcgacatctggctctctgactttacaccagagaatacaaacaggagagaaacctcataGATGTGATCAGAGATAA
- the LOC124018190 gene encoding uncharacterized protein LOC124018190 isoform X3, translated as MRSLSYSLDKEEEVCWTEKEALVKEEDVTIRKQVEGEAVTVKEEEKDAFRVKEEEDVTVKEEDVVFGVKEEEGKMTVTLEEEEEVGDLFNTKRDGTILGPLGSLNNLIMLKRQRRVSPDQNISRNTRRDPYGRELTAALTAALTVVSVT; from the exons ATGAGGTCACTAAGCTACTCTCTTGAtaaagaagaggaggtctgctggacggagaaagaagctcttGTGAAAGAGGAGGATGTTACAATACGAAaacaagtagagggtgaggctgttaccgtgaaagaagaagagaaagacgcgttcagagtgaaagaagaggaggatgttacagtaaaagaagaggaTGTAGTctttggagtgaaagaggaggaggggaagatgaCTGTCACattggaggaagaagaggaggttgGAGATCTGTTCAACACCA AGAGAGACGGGACTATCTTGggtcctctggggagcctcaacaacctcataatgctgaagaggcagagaagagtctctccagatcagaacatcTCAAGAAACACCCGCAGAGACCCATATGGAAGAGAACTCACTGCTGCtctcactgctgctctgactgtggttAGTGTTACTTAA